A region from the Variovorax paradoxus genome encodes:
- a CDS encoding peptidoglycan-binding domain-containing protein, with product MIRPTLRFGSHGAGVSLLQSALNQWVASKLPQLVADGQFGSKTTSKVKEYQGFCKLVPDAIVGPKTWGMLETLIAQLIGMVTPPPGGKPASALGDSVVAAAEAALLRWGWTTSSQPSPSNERIAAALCANPASPQRPRQGGMGLQKIFQDANAAGAYIGRCPTITATAVSKWQEMDAGNWRNANDLCAWCGIFCIYVYRTAGVHVPGGWAQHSKNVFDSTVFRRITDYSAVFPGCIGVVSGINPGGRNHHFIVTSNGNDRMESIDGNAFGPDRNDKSKGNKSVIARNEYSYAALRQETAYFLAPVSAA from the coding sequence ATGATTCGACCCACCCTGCGATTCGGCTCACACGGCGCCGGCGTTTCGCTGCTGCAATCGGCCCTGAACCAGTGGGTGGCCTCCAAGCTTCCGCAGCTGGTGGCCGACGGGCAGTTCGGATCCAAGACCACTTCCAAGGTCAAGGAGTACCAGGGATTCTGCAAGCTGGTGCCCGACGCCATCGTCGGGCCCAAGACCTGGGGCATGCTCGAAACGCTGATCGCCCAGCTCATCGGAATGGTCACGCCGCCGCCCGGCGGCAAACCGGCGTCAGCACTGGGCGACAGCGTGGTCGCGGCAGCGGAAGCGGCGCTGCTCAGATGGGGATGGACGACCTCGTCCCAGCCCAGCCCGAGCAATGAGCGCATTGCCGCGGCGCTGTGCGCAAATCCTGCGAGCCCGCAGCGCCCGCGCCAGGGCGGCATGGGGCTGCAGAAAATCTTCCAGGATGCGAACGCCGCCGGCGCCTACATCGGCCGCTGCCCCACCATCACCGCGACTGCCGTGTCGAAGTGGCAGGAAATGGACGCCGGCAATTGGCGCAACGCCAACGACCTGTGCGCATGGTGCGGCATCTTCTGCATCTACGTGTACCGCACCGCCGGCGTCCATGTGCCGGGCGGCTGGGCCCAGCACAGCAAGAACGTGTTCGACAGCACGGTGTTCCGGCGAATTACCGATTACTCGGCCGTGTTTCCGGGCTGCATCGGCGTGGTGAGTGGAATCAACCCGGGTGGACGCAACCACCATTTCATCGTCACTTCGAACGGCAACGACCGGATGGAAAGCATCGACGGCAACGCCTTTGGTCCCGACCGCAACGACAAGAGCAAGGGCAACAAGAGTGTGATCGCGCGCAACGAGTACAGCTACGCCGCGCTCAGGCAAGAGACGGCGTACTTCCTCGCACCCGTGTCGGCGGCTTGA
- a CDS encoding efflux RND transporter permease subunit codes for MNVSAWSIRNPIPAVMLFVLLSFGGLLSFNAMKVQNFPDIDLPTVTVSASLPGAAPSQLETDVARKLENSIATVQGLKHITTKVQDGAATLIVEFRLEKPVQEAVDDVRSAVQRVRADLPADVRDPVVTKLDFAAQPVLAFTIASSRMDGEALSWFVDNDITKKLLALPGVGAVNRVGGVTRQVHVDLDPAKLQALGASAADISRQLRQVQTESAGGRIDLGGSEQPVRTLATVQSADQLADMQIALSDGRRIRLDQVARISDTIAEPRAAALLNGKPVVGFEVARSRGASEVEVGRAVQKALADMRAQRPDIELTEAFNFVDPVEEEYDGSLHLLYEGAILAVIVVWLFLRDWRATFVSAVALPMSVIPAFIGMHLLGFSVNVISLLALSLVVGILVDDAIVEVENIVRHLRMGKSPYEAAMEAADEIGLAVIATTFTLIAVFLPTAFMSGVAGKFFKQFGWTASLAVFASLVVARVLTPMMAAYILKPIVGTEKEPRWLTAYMRAVEWSTHHRFKTMVLATLFFFGSLAMIPLLKTGFIPPDDNSQTQIYLSLAPGSTLAQTTAAAEETRHRVMQIKHVRSVYTTVAGGSAGGDPFANFGTPETRKATLTIKLDERGDRPRKQVIENQIRTALETLPGVRSTVGLGGSGEKYILALTGEDPAALASAASAVEKDLRTVPGLGNITSTASLIRPEIAVRPDFARAADLGVTSSAIAETLRVATLGDYDQALAKLNLAQRQVPIVVKLEDSARQNLELLGRLSVPGTRGPVMLSQVASLTMEGGPAVIDRYDRSRNVNFEIELSGVGLGDAKAAVTALPSVQKLPPGVRVTEVGDAEVMTELFASFGLAMLTGVLCIYIVLVLLFKDFLHPVTILCALPLALGGAFVGLLIGQKALSMPSLIGLIMLMGIATKNSILLVEYAIVARRDHGMSRWDALRDACHKRARPIIMTTLAMGAGMLPIAVGFGTADSSFRSPMAMAVIGGLITSTVLSLLVVPAVFTYVDDIEHWIRRTVRKLRGQPADPHIDDDLVETPPRPAA; via the coding sequence ATGAACGTTTCCGCATGGTCCATCCGCAACCCGATTCCGGCGGTGATGCTGTTCGTGCTGCTGAGCTTCGGCGGGCTGCTGTCCTTCAACGCCATGAAGGTGCAGAACTTTCCGGACATCGACCTGCCGACCGTGACTGTCTCGGCGTCGCTGCCCGGCGCCGCGCCTTCGCAGCTCGAGACCGACGTCGCGCGCAAGCTCGAGAATTCCATTGCAACGGTGCAGGGCCTGAAGCACATCACCACCAAGGTGCAGGACGGCGCCGCCACGCTGATCGTGGAATTTCGCCTCGAGAAACCGGTGCAGGAAGCCGTGGACGACGTGCGCTCCGCGGTGCAGCGCGTGCGCGCCGACCTGCCGGCCGACGTGCGTGACCCGGTGGTCACCAAGCTCGACTTCGCGGCCCAGCCGGTGCTGGCCTTCACCATCGCCTCGTCGCGCATGGATGGCGAGGCGCTGAGCTGGTTCGTGGACAACGACATCACCAAGAAGCTGCTCGCGCTGCCCGGCGTGGGTGCGGTGAACCGCGTGGGCGGCGTCACGCGCCAGGTGCACGTCGACCTCGATCCGGCCAAGCTGCAGGCGCTGGGCGCCTCGGCCGCCGACATCTCGCGCCAGCTGCGCCAGGTACAGACCGAAAGCGCGGGCGGCCGCATCGACCTGGGCGGCAGCGAGCAGCCGGTGCGCACCCTGGCCACCGTGCAGTCGGCCGACCAGCTGGCCGACATGCAGATCGCGCTTTCCGACGGCCGCCGCATCCGGCTCGACCAGGTGGCGCGCATCAGCGACACCATCGCCGAGCCGCGCGCCGCGGCGCTGCTCAACGGCAAGCCGGTGGTCGGCTTCGAAGTGGCGCGCAGCCGCGGCGCGAGCGAGGTCGAGGTGGGCCGCGCGGTGCAGAAGGCGCTGGCCGACATGCGCGCGCAGCGCCCAGACATCGAGCTGACCGAGGCCTTCAACTTCGTCGATCCGGTGGAGGAAGAGTACGACGGCTCGCTGCACCTGCTGTACGAGGGCGCGATCCTGGCCGTGATCGTGGTGTGGCTGTTCCTGCGCGACTGGCGCGCCACCTTCGTCTCGGCCGTGGCGCTGCCGATGTCGGTGATTCCGGCCTTCATCGGCATGCACCTGCTGGGCTTTTCGGTCAACGTGATCTCGCTGCTCGCGCTCTCGCTGGTGGTCGGGATATTGGTGGACGATGCCATCGTGGAGGTGGAAAACATCGTGCGCCACCTGCGCATGGGCAAGTCGCCCTACGAGGCGGCCATGGAAGCGGCCGACGAGATCGGGCTGGCCGTGATCGCCACCACCTTCACGCTGATTGCGGTGTTCCTGCCCACCGCTTTCATGAGCGGCGTGGCCGGCAAGTTCTTCAAGCAGTTCGGCTGGACGGCCTCGCTGGCGGTGTTTGCCTCGCTGGTGGTGGCACGGGTGCTCACGCCGATGATGGCGGCCTACATCCTGAAGCCGATCGTCGGCACCGAGAAAGAACCGCGCTGGCTCACGGCCTACATGCGCGCCGTGGAGTGGAGCACGCACCACCGCTTCAAGACAATGGTGCTCGCCACCCTCTTCTTCTTCGGTTCGCTGGCGATGATTCCGCTGCTGAAGACCGGCTTCATTCCGCCGGACGACAACTCGCAGACGCAAATCTATCTCTCGCTTGCACCCGGCTCCACGCTCGCACAGACCACTGCGGCCGCCGAAGAAACGCGCCACCGAGTGATGCAGATCAAGCATGTGCGCAGCGTCTACACCACCGTGGCGGGCGGCAGCGCGGGCGGCGATCCTTTTGCCAACTTCGGCACGCCTGAAACGCGCAAGGCCACGCTCACCATCAAGCTCGACGAGCGCGGCGACCGTCCGCGCAAGCAGGTGATCGAGAACCAGATCCGCACCGCGCTCGAAACGCTGCCCGGCGTGCGCAGCACCGTGGGCCTGGGCGGCTCGGGCGAAAAATACATCCTCGCGCTCACGGGTGAAGACCCTGCCGCGCTGGCCAGCGCCGCCAGCGCCGTCGAGAAAGACCTGCGCACGGTGCCCGGCCTCGGCAACATCACGTCCACCGCGAGCCTGATACGCCCCGAGATCGCCGTGCGCCCCGACTTCGCGCGCGCCGCCGACCTGGGCGTGACGAGTTCGGCCATCGCCGAGACGCTGCGCGTGGCCACGCTGGGCGACTACGACCAGGCGCTGGCCAAGCTCAACCTCGCGCAGCGGCAGGTGCCCATCGTGGTGAAGCTCGAAGACTCGGCACGGCAGAATCTCGAGCTGCTCGGCCGCCTCTCGGTGCCCGGCACGCGCGGCCCGGTCATGCTGAGCCAGGTGGCCTCGCTGACGATGGAAGGCGGCCCGGCCGTCATCGACCGCTACGACCGCTCGCGCAACGTCAACTTCGAGATCGAGCTCTCCGGCGTGGGCCTGGGCGATGCCAAGGCCGCCGTCACAGCGCTGCCATCGGTCCAGAAACTGCCGCCCGGCGTGCGCGTGACCGAGGTGGGCGATGCGGAAGTGATGACCGAGCTGTTCGCGAGCTTCGGCCTCGCGATGCTCACGGGCGTGCTGTGCATCTACATCGTGCTGGTGCTGCTGTTCAAGGACTTCCTGCATCCGGTGACGATTCTTTGCGCGCTGCCGCTGGCGCTCGGCGGCGCCTTCGTCGGCCTCCTGATCGGGCAGAAGGCGCTGTCGATGCCGTCGCTGATCGGCCTGATCATGCTGATGGGCATTGCCACCAAGAACTCGATCCTGCTGGTGGAATACGCCATCGTGGCGCGCCGCGACCACGGCATGAGCCGCTGGGACGCGCTGCGCGACGCCTGCCACAAGCGGGCGCGGCCGATCATCATGACCACGCTGGCCATGGGTGCGGGCATGCTGCCGATTGCCGTGGGCTTCGGCACCGCCGATTCGAGCTTCCGCTCGCCGATGGCGATGGCGGTGATCGGCGGGCTGATCACGTCCACCGTGCTGAGCCTCTTGGTGGTGCCGGCGGTGTTCACCTATGTGGACGATATCGAGCACTGGATACGGCGGACCGTGCGCAAGCTGCGGGGGCAGCCGGCTGATCCGCATATCGACGACGACCTGGTCGAAACGCCGCCCCGCCCCGCGGCCTGA
- a CDS encoding tripartite tricarboxylate transporter permease yields MEIFNALMTGFATAITPVNLLWCLVGCALGTAVGVLPGIGPAVAVAMLLPITGKVDITASMIFFSGIYYGAMYGGSTTSILLNTPGETASMVTAMEGNKMAKSGRAGAALATAAIGSFVAGTIATVIVTLFAPFVAEFAVKLGPPEYFLLMLLAFTTVSAVLGKSTLRGMTALFIGLAAGCVGLDQISGQGRYTGGIPELLDGIEIVLVAVGLFAVAEVLYAVLYEGKVVEAQNKLSRVHMSKRDWKRSIPAWLRGTAIGTPFGCIPAGGTEIPTFLSYAMEKKLAKDADAKAEFGTKGAIEGVAGPEAANNATVTAALIPLLTLGIPTSNTTAILLGAFQNYGIQPGPQLFTTSAALVWALIASLYIGNVMLLVLNLPMVGLWVKLLKIPKPQLYAGILIFATVGAYGMRQSAFDLFLLYGIGLLGVAMRRFDFPTAPVVVGMILGPLAEAQLRNAMSIGEGSATVFFQRPMSITLVVVIVAVLVLPRVAKRMSERKLARLAA; encoded by the coding sequence ATGGAAATCTTCAACGCACTCATGACGGGTTTCGCCACGGCGATCACCCCCGTCAATCTGCTCTGGTGCCTGGTGGGCTGCGCCCTGGGCACGGCCGTGGGCGTGCTGCCCGGCATCGGCCCGGCCGTGGCGGTGGCCATGCTGCTGCCCATTACCGGCAAGGTCGACATCACGGCCTCGATGATCTTCTTCTCGGGCATCTACTACGGCGCCATGTACGGCGGCTCGACCACCTCGATCCTGCTCAACACGCCGGGCGAAACGGCCAGCATGGTGACGGCGATGGAAGGCAACAAGATGGCCAAGAGCGGCAGGGCGGGCGCTGCGCTTGCCACCGCCGCCATCGGCTCCTTCGTGGCCGGCACCATCGCCACCGTCATCGTCACGCTGTTCGCGCCGTTCGTGGCCGAGTTCGCGGTCAAGCTCGGCCCGCCCGAGTATTTCCTCTTGATGCTGCTGGCCTTCACCACGGTGAGCGCGGTGCTGGGCAAGAGCACGCTGCGCGGCATGACGGCGCTGTTCATCGGCCTGGCGGCCGGCTGCGTCGGGCTCGACCAGATCTCGGGCCAGGGCCGCTACACCGGCGGCATTCCCGAGCTGCTCGACGGCATCGAGATCGTGCTGGTTGCGGTCGGCCTGTTCGCGGTGGCCGAAGTGCTGTACGCCGTGCTGTATGAAGGCAAGGTGGTGGAGGCGCAGAACAAGCTGAGCCGCGTTCACATGAGCAAGCGCGACTGGAAGCGCTCCATCCCCGCATGGCTGCGCGGCACTGCCATCGGCACGCCATTCGGCTGCATTCCGGCCGGCGGCACCGAGATACCGACCTTCCTGAGCTATGCGATGGAAAAGAAGCTCGCCAAGGACGCGGACGCCAAGGCCGAGTTCGGCACCAAGGGCGCCATCGAAGGCGTGGCCGGCCCCGAGGCCGCCAACAACGCCACGGTGACGGCGGCGCTGATTCCGCTGCTCACGCTCGGCATTCCCACCTCGAACACCACCGCCATCCTGCTCGGCGCGTTCCAGAACTACGGAATCCAGCCGGGGCCGCAGCTGTTCACCACATCGGCTGCGCTGGTGTGGGCGCTGATCGCCTCGCTCTACATCGGCAACGTCATGCTGCTGGTGCTGAACCTGCCGATGGTGGGCCTGTGGGTCAAGCTGCTGAAGATTCCCAAGCCGCAGCTCTACGCCGGCATCCTGATCTTCGCGACGGTGGGTGCCTACGGCATGCGCCAGAGCGCATTCGACCTGTTTCTGCTCTATGGCATCGGCCTGCTGGGCGTGGCGATGCGGCGCTTCGACTTTCCGACCGCGCCTGTGGTGGTGGGCATGATCCTCGGACCGCTCGCAGAAGCGCAGCTGCGCAACGCGATGTCGATCGGCGAGGGCAGCGCGACGGTGTTCTTCCAGCGGCCGATGTCGATCACGCTGGTGGTTGTCATCGTGGCTGTGCTGGTGCTGCCGCGGGTTGCCAAGCGGATGAGTGAGCGGAAGCTGGCCAGGCTCGCGGCCTGA
- a CDS encoding response regulator transcription factor, with protein MKLLLIEDDPSMQVTLQRTLARSKIDVRICGDGALAVEQWRALEPDVVALDLSLPNLDGLQVLAQARAAGLRTPVLLLTARGTVGDRIMGLNAGADDYLPKPFDLDELEARIRALRRRHQNAGADAGPNPQEVGGLRFEPESGAIYHKSGILELTPRELALLKALMMKPGHAVSKERLFELVFPGETDVQYEAIEVVVYRLRKKLAGTGAALMTLRGLGYLLRAEP; from the coding sequence ATGAAGCTGCTGCTGATCGAAGACGATCCCTCGATGCAGGTCACCCTGCAGCGCACCCTCGCCCGCAGCAAGATCGACGTGCGCATCTGCGGCGACGGCGCCCTGGCCGTGGAGCAATGGCGCGCCCTGGAGCCCGACGTGGTGGCGCTCGACCTGAGCCTGCCCAACCTCGACGGCCTGCAGGTGCTGGCCCAGGCGCGCGCCGCGGGGCTGCGCACCCCCGTGCTGCTGCTCACCGCCCGCGGCACGGTCGGCGACCGCATCATGGGCCTGAACGCCGGCGCCGACGACTACCTGCCCAAGCCCTTCGATCTCGACGAACTGGAAGCGCGCATCCGCGCGCTGCGCCGGCGCCACCAGAATGCCGGCGCCGACGCGGGCCCGAACCCGCAGGAGGTGGGCGGGCTGCGCTTCGAGCCCGAAAGCGGCGCCATTTATCACAAGAGCGGCATCCTGGAGCTCACGCCGCGCGAACTCGCGCTGCTCAAGGCACTGATGATGAAGCCCGGCCATGCAGTGAGCAAGGAGCGGCTCTTCGAGCTCGTGTTCCCGGGCGAAACCGATGTGCAGTACGAGGCCATCGAGGTGGTGGTGTACCGCCTGCGCAAGAAGCTCGCGGGCACCGGCGCGGCGCTGATGACGCTGCGCGGGCTGGGCTACCTGCTGCGCGCCGAACCATGA
- a CDS encoding tripartite tricarboxylate transporter substrate binding protein has protein sequence MRRDTFLKSLAALAAAGALPLSARAAANVKMMIPANPGGGWDTTGRALGKALTEAKVADTVTYDNKGGAAGALGLAQFVNGSKGDPNALMVMGSVMLGGIITGKPPVNLSQATPIARLTTEYNVFVLPANSPFKTMKDVVEQLKKDPGSVKWGGGSRGSTEHIAAAMIAQKVGADPSKINYVAFRGGGEATAAILGGNVTIGGSGYSEFAEYIAAGKMKAIAVTSAQRLPGINVPTLKEQGIDVEIGNWRGVYGAPGISAEQRKSLTDMVLAAMKSPSWAESLKKNDWTPAVLSGEAFAKFVDDDFASLRAIMAKSGMV, from the coding sequence ATGCGTCGCGACACCTTTTTGAAGTCATTGGCCGCGCTGGCCGCCGCCGGAGCCCTGCCGTTGTCGGCACGCGCCGCAGCCAACGTCAAGATGATGATTCCAGCCAACCCGGGCGGCGGCTGGGATACCACGGGCCGCGCGCTGGGCAAGGCCCTGACCGAAGCCAAGGTAGCCGACACCGTCACCTACGACAACAAGGGCGGCGCCGCCGGCGCACTGGGCCTGGCCCAGTTCGTGAACGGCTCCAAGGGCGATCCGAACGCGCTCATGGTCATGGGCTCCGTCATGCTCGGCGGCATCATCACGGGCAAGCCGCCGGTCAACCTCTCGCAGGCCACGCCCATCGCCCGCCTGACCACCGAATACAACGTGTTCGTGCTGCCGGCCAATTCGCCGTTCAAGACCATGAAGGACGTGGTCGAGCAGCTCAAGAAGGACCCGGGCAGCGTCAAGTGGGGCGGCGGTTCGCGCGGCTCCACCGAGCACATCGCCGCGGCCATGATCGCGCAGAAGGTCGGCGCCGATCCGTCCAAGATCAACTACGTGGCCTTCCGCGGCGGCGGCGAGGCCACCGCCGCCATCCTGGGCGGCAACGTCACCATCGGCGGCAGCGGCTACAGCGAGTTCGCCGAGTACATCGCCGCCGGCAAGATGAAGGCCATTGCCGTCACCTCCGCCCAGCGCCTGCCTGGCATCAACGTGCCCACGCTCAAGGAGCAGGGCATCGACGTGGAGATCGGCAACTGGCGCGGCGTGTACGGCGCGCCCGGCATCAGCGCCGAGCAGCGCAAGTCGCTGACCGACATGGTGCTGGCCGCCATGAAGAGCCCGTCGTGGGCCGAGTCGCTCAAGAAGAACGACTGGACGCCGGCGGTGCTTTCGGGCGAGGCCTTTGCCAAGTTCGTCGACGACGATTTCGCGAGCCTGCGCGCCATCATGGCCAAGTCCGGCATGGTCTGA
- a CDS encoding tripartite tricarboxylate transporter TctB family protein codes for MTTPDSSAAPPPTATWPQTLVGIGVLLTGLALAFGAIGISSEAGYGGVGPNFLPWLVSGVLTLCGGWILWEARTGGFRELDAPTGADRAYWPGFIWVSAGLLLNAALITTLGFILSCTLCYVLAVQGLRRASGQARANAPRTWGIDFVTGALIAAPVFWMFTQFLAINLPGLTTSGWL; via the coding sequence ATGACAACTCCAGACTCCTCGGCCGCGCCGCCACCGACGGCCACCTGGCCCCAAACGCTGGTTGGCATCGGCGTGCTGCTGACCGGCCTGGCGCTGGCCTTCGGTGCCATCGGCATTTCTTCCGAGGCCGGCTACGGCGGCGTCGGGCCGAATTTCCTGCCCTGGCTGGTGTCGGGCGTGCTCACGCTGTGCGGCGGATGGATTCTCTGGGAAGCGCGCACCGGCGGCTTCCGTGAGCTCGACGCACCCACGGGCGCCGACCGTGCGTACTGGCCCGGCTTCATCTGGGTATCGGCGGGGCTGCTGCTCAACGCGGCGCTCATCACGACGCTCGGCTTCATCCTGAGCTGCACGCTGTGCTACGTGCTGGCCGTGCAAGGCCTGCGCCGTGCGAGCGGACAGGCCCGCGCGAACGCGCCGCGTACCTGGGGCATCGATTTCGTCACCGGCGCACTCATTGCCGCCCCGGTGTTCTGGATGTTCACGCAGTTCCTGGCCATCAACCTGCCGGGCCTCACAACGTCGGGATGGCTCTGA